A portion of the uncultured Draconibacterium sp. genome contains these proteins:
- a CDS encoding ATP-binding protein, with amino-acid sequence MISKNLYFKILIRVLLLLASALFLGWLIFDRQAYVFAIIPSLFILGVTINLIYFLNRINRRIFYFFDAIRNEDSTLRFPNNVNNKTINDLNQSLQKVNTQIQQIYLDNQKQEQYFQALLEHAATGMFTFNEKGFILHSNKLAKQLFEVDVLTHINQLERIDPKLFQTIKEIQPTEQRLITLHVKSGVIQLLIKSNSFISEKDELMLISVHDIKNQLDEKELESWRKLIRVMMHEIMNSITPVTSLSESLAGYFYKNGAMVSPEDINAKTIETTIRGLEVIREQGKGLINFVESYRKITRLPAPEKKVFQVSNLIDHIRILSSSFENAEHVELSCNVEPAELELHADEKQISQVLINLVKNAYQANEGNENAKITIKATVNDAGHPTISVTDNGPGISDELMDKIFVPFFTTKENGSGIGLSISRQIMQLHGGSLKMSSVPDKYTSAVLVF; translated from the coding sequence ATGATTAGTAAGAACCTATACTTTAAAATCCTTATCAGAGTCCTGCTTTTGTTGGCCAGCGCCCTATTTTTAGGTTGGCTGATCTTCGACCGGCAAGCCTATGTTTTTGCTATCATTCCTTCCCTGTTTATTTTGGGTGTAACTATTAACCTCATCTATTTTCTGAACCGCATCAATCGTCGGATATTCTACTTTTTCGATGCCATACGAAACGAAGATTCAACATTGCGTTTTCCAAACAACGTCAACAATAAAACAATTAACGACCTGAACCAAAGTCTGCAAAAGGTAAATACGCAAATACAACAAATTTACCTCGATAACCAGAAACAGGAACAATATTTCCAGGCACTTCTGGAACATGCTGCCACGGGGATGTTCACCTTTAACGAAAAAGGATTTATTCTGCATTCGAATAAGCTGGCCAAACAACTTTTTGAGGTGGATGTTCTGACACATATCAACCAGTTGGAGCGGATTGATCCCAAACTTTTTCAAACGATAAAAGAGATTCAGCCGACAGAACAACGCCTGATTACACTGCACGTAAAAAGCGGTGTTATTCAGTTGCTCATCAAGTCGAATTCGTTTATTTCCGAGAAGGATGAACTGATGTTGATTTCTGTGCACGACATTAAAAACCAACTGGATGAAAAAGAGCTGGAATCGTGGCGCAAACTGATACGTGTAATGATGCACGAAATCATGAACTCGATCACTCCGGTTACTTCGTTATCGGAAAGTCTGGCCGGATATTTTTACAAAAACGGCGCAATGGTTTCGCCGGAAGACATTAATGCAAAGACGATTGAAACAACCATTCGCGGACTGGAAGTTATTCGCGAACAAGGCAAAGGTCTGATCAATTTCGTGGAGTCGTATCGAAAAATTACGCGGCTTCCGGCTCCTGAAAAGAAAGTCTTCCAGGTGAGTAACCTCATCGATCATATTCGTATTTTATCGTCTTCGTTTGAAAATGCCGAACATGTTGAATTATCTTGCAATGTTGAGCCAGCAGAACTGGAATTACATGCCGATGAAAAGCAGATTTCGCAGGTATTGATCAACCTCGTGAAAAATGCGTATCAGGCCAATGAAGGCAATGAAAATGCAAAAATAACGATAAAAGCAACGGTCAACGACGCAGGACACCCAACCATTTCGGTTACTGACAACGGACCAGGAATTTCGGATGAATTGATGGATAAAATCTTTGTGCCCTTCTTTACCACAAAAGAAAATGGTTCCGGTATTGGGCTCAGCATTTCCCGGCAGATCATGCAATTGCATGGTGGCAGCTTAAAAATGAGCTCTGTTCCTGATAAATATACTTCAGCAGTTTTGGTATTTTAA
- a CDS encoding sigma-54 dependent transcriptional regulator codes for MPKGNILIVDDNKSIISTLEILLGQEFDAVKGITNPNLIPNELRTGNYNVVILDMNFQAGINTGNEGLYWLEQIKKSYPDISVVLITAYSEVELAVKALKQGATDFVPKPWDNSKLLATIKAAVQLNFSKTEVGKLRQKEAGLKQELNRDQKFIIGSSPQLTQVMNMVRKVAKTNANILITGENGTGKELIAREIHRLSQRRNEVMVSVDMGAISETLFESELFGHVKGAFTDARENRAGKFETAHKGTLFLDEIGNLSFHLQAKLLAAIQNREFMRLGSDKPIPVDIRLVCATNKKLENMVAEGLFREDLLYRINTIQIEVPPLRERGDDIIVLADFFLKKFAAKYEKHGLKINQPAQEKLLKYNWPGNIRELQHTIEKAVILSDSLVLKPEDFFFKQVFASKFEDELLTIEEMEQRMIVSAIDKNAGNMSLAAEKLGITRQTLYNKIKKYGL; via the coding sequence ATGCCAAAAGGAAACATCTTAATAGTTGACGACAACAAAAGTATAATCAGCACTCTGGAAATTTTGCTGGGACAGGAGTTCGATGCTGTTAAAGGAATTACCAATCCGAACCTCATTCCCAATGAACTCCGAACAGGCAACTACAATGTTGTTATTCTCGATATGAATTTTCAGGCCGGTATAAACACCGGAAACGAAGGTTTATACTGGCTCGAACAGATAAAAAAGAGCTATCCTGATATTTCGGTGGTGTTGATTACTGCCTACAGCGAAGTGGAACTGGCGGTAAAAGCACTGAAGCAGGGAGCTACCGATTTTGTACCAAAACCCTGGGATAACAGCAAACTGCTGGCTACGATAAAAGCAGCTGTTCAGCTGAATTTTTCGAAAACAGAAGTTGGTAAACTCAGGCAAAAAGAAGCCGGTTTGAAACAGGAACTCAACCGCGACCAGAAATTTATTATTGGCTCGTCGCCACAACTTACGCAGGTGATGAATATGGTACGAAAAGTGGCAAAAACCAATGCCAATATTCTGATTACTGGCGAAAACGGTACAGGAAAGGAACTGATCGCCCGCGAAATTCACCGCCTCTCGCAGCGCCGAAACGAGGTTATGGTGAGTGTGGATATGGGTGCCATTAGCGAAACACTTTTTGAGAGCGAACTTTTTGGGCACGTAAAAGGTGCTTTTACCGATGCTCGTGAAAACCGCGCCGGTAAATTTGAAACCGCTCACAAAGGAACACTGTTTCTCGACGAAATCGGGAATCTTTCGTTTCATTTACAGGCTAAATTACTGGCTGCCATCCAAAACCGCGAGTTTATGCGGCTTGGTTCCGATAAACCAATTCCGGTGGATATCCGATTAGTTTGTGCTACCAACAAAAAACTGGAGAATATGGTTGCTGAAGGTTTGTTTCGCGAAGATTTGCTGTATCGCATTAACACCATTCAAATAGAAGTTCCGCCACTGCGCGAAAGAGGCGACGACATAATTGTTCTGGCCGATTTCTTTCTGAAAAAATTTGCTGCCAAGTACGAAAAACACGGATTAAAAATAAACCAACCTGCGCAGGAAAAACTGCTGAAATACAACTGGCCTGGCAATATCCGCGAACTACAACACACCATTGAAAAAGCTGTAATCCTGAGTGATTCGTTGGTGTTAAAACCAGAGGACTTTTTCTTTAAACAGGTTTTTGCATCGAAATTTGAAGATGAACTGCTAACCATTGAAGAAATGGAACAACGTATGATCGTTTCTGCCATAGATAAAAATGCCGGGAACATGAGCCTGGCCGCCGAAAAGCTTGGAATTACGCGGCAAACGCTTTACAACAAAATCAAAAAATACGGGCTATGA
- a CDS encoding coagulation factor 5/8 type domain-containing protein: MYKIFWSLFLILLLSQCNLADKKESQNYTDLGENVYLFSPEMEMGSIQHLIDSVYAIQTTNESEFNENRFAFLFQPGQYKLDVKVGYYTHVIGLGQSPNDVTINGSVTAVAPPTYNGSVLINFWRAVENLTINPSADSTNVWGVSQAAPMRRVHVKGNLQLHDNGAASGGFLADSKIDGQVVFGGQQQWFSRNSEWESCTGGLWNMVSLGVIGAPKTDWPDKPYLSIDNTPFVREKPFWTMNNLGELWLEVPALKEKTKGVSWDSTNDNRNKKISISEFYITHPKVDNSESINAALAKGKNILFTPGIYWLKNSLEVTNPGTILIGMGLPSLIPEEENPVIKIADVDGVTLSSILVDAGLTKTDQLIQIGEPGADSDHSENPTFVYDLFIRVGGFHAGTTKNCLTINSNNVVVDHVWLWRADHGNGVGWDINRAANGLTVNGNDVTIYGLFNEHFQEYQTIWNGENGTVYFYQCEMPYYVPTPEAWQHDGKNGYASYKVADHVTNHNAWGLGIYNVFFNSAAIVDYAIEAPQNLEQNFHQATTIWLGGNEGSEVKSIINAKGAAVNQNNRKATW, translated from the coding sequence ATGTATAAAATATTCTGGAGTTTATTTTTAATTCTTCTACTGAGTCAATGCAATTTGGCGGACAAAAAGGAGAGTCAAAATTACACTGATCTGGGCGAGAATGTATACCTGTTTTCACCCGAAATGGAAATGGGATCGATTCAGCATTTAATCGATTCAGTGTACGCCATTCAAACCACTAACGAGAGTGAATTTAACGAGAATCGTTTTGCCTTTTTATTTCAACCGGGCCAGTATAAGCTCGATGTAAAAGTGGGGTATTATACACATGTTATCGGATTAGGACAATCGCCAAATGATGTAACAATTAATGGTTCGGTAACGGCAGTTGCACCACCAACCTATAATGGCAGCGTACTCATAAATTTTTGGCGTGCAGTTGAAAACCTAACGATAAATCCATCAGCTGATTCTACCAATGTTTGGGGAGTTTCTCAAGCTGCTCCAATGCGGAGAGTTCATGTAAAAGGGAATTTGCAGCTTCATGATAATGGCGCTGCCAGTGGAGGTTTTTTAGCCGATTCAAAAATTGACGGGCAGGTAGTTTTTGGAGGTCAGCAACAGTGGTTCTCACGAAACAGCGAATGGGAAAGTTGTACAGGAGGACTATGGAACATGGTTTCTTTAGGTGTTATTGGAGCGCCCAAAACTGATTGGCCAGACAAACCATATCTTTCGATTGATAACACACCATTTGTTCGGGAAAAACCGTTTTGGACGATGAATAACTTGGGCGAATTGTGGCTTGAGGTTCCTGCATTAAAAGAGAAGACAAAAGGTGTTAGCTGGGACAGTACGAATGATAACAGAAATAAAAAAATTAGTATTTCAGAATTTTATATTACTCATCCAAAAGTTGATAATTCAGAAAGTATTAATGCCGCATTGGCAAAAGGGAAAAATATTCTTTTTACTCCCGGAATTTATTGGCTAAAAAATAGTCTTGAAGTAACAAATCCGGGAACAATCTTAATTGGAATGGGATTGCCATCGCTGATTCCTGAAGAAGAAAATCCGGTGATAAAAATTGCCGATGTTGATGGTGTAACTTTAAGCAGTATTCTGGTGGATGCCGGTTTAACTAAAACTGATCAGCTGATTCAGATAGGAGAGCCTGGTGCAGATTCGGATCATAGCGAAAATCCCACATTTGTTTATGATCTTTTTATTCGTGTAGGAGGTTTTCATGCCGGAACTACCAAAAATTGCTTAACCATAAACAGTAACAATGTTGTGGTTGATCATGTTTGGCTGTGGCGCGCAGATCACGGAAATGGCGTGGGTTGGGATATAAACAGGGCGGCTAATGGTTTAACTGTTAACGGTAATGATGTTACGATTTATGGCCTTTTTAACGAGCATTTTCAGGAGTATCAGACGATATGGAACGGCGAAAATGGAACAGTTTATTTTTACCAGTGCGAGATGCCTTATTATGTACCAACTCCTGAAGCCTGGCAACACGATGGTAAAAATGGATATGCATCTTATAAAGTAGCCGATCATGTCACAAATCACAATGCCTGGGGACTGGGTATTTATAACGTGTTTTTTAATAGTGCAGCTATTGTTGATTATGCGATTGAAGCTCCGCAGAATTTGGAACAAAACTTTCATCAGGCAACTACCATTTGGCTTGGTGGTAACGAGGGTAGTGAAGTTAAAAGTATTATTAACGCTAAAGGAGCTGCAGTTAATCAAAATAACAGAAAAGCAACATGGTAG